From Juglans regia cultivar Chandler chromosome 9, Walnut 2.0, whole genome shotgun sequence:
GCCACATCGAGCGTATGGGGAGCACGGACCAATGCACGACACAGACGTGGAGAGACCCCCTGATCAAATCAATCGGCGGGTGTTGGAAGGGCCACAGAAATCAAGGTGATGCAAACATCTATGACGTGGGTAGGTGGCCTAGTAGAACCCAACTGGTGTGAATCTACTCAAACATCTATGACGTGGGAAGTCCATGTCGAGCACGTAGAAGGCACGGGCCAATGCACGACGCAAAATTGGGAAGATgccccaatcaaatccaactgTCGAGAAGTTGAAGAGACAATGGAAGCCGAGACGCCCTTAGGCGTTAGTGATGGGGGAGAACGGTCGCAAGATACGTGCCCGAGGAAGATGCAATAAGGAAGTTTTGAATTCCCACCATATGTGTGTGCTCGAAATTCGGATGATAGTGTGAGGGGAGTAATTCCTAGGGTCGAGCCAGGATGAACATGCCCAACCCACAAGACTTGAGTAGTTCTAGGGCCTGAGGACAAGGGGTGGGCCATGCAGGGTTAGCCTAGGAGGCCCTAGAGGAGAAGCAGTCGGACAACACAAGCTGGTCAAAGGATGAAGGGCAGAATTGTCTGACGCCGTTACTGGCTGATAGCCCCACCGCTCGAGGTCAAGAACAGTTCCTGTCCTTGAACCCTGACATCTAGACAAACCTTAGGAGTGGATGCGTCTGACTGGGGCCACACTGCATTTAATGAAGGATGTAAATGGGGACGCCATGACAGGGAGTCACACCGCATTTAATGAAGCTTGTGCCCCCTGGGTTGTCAATGGTAACCACGATAAAGTTTGACAAATCTATGAGCTGACAGGAACACACGACCCGAGTACGGAGCGACACATCCACAATATCTTTCCCAAGGATTGCCCCTGACCAGGTATATATATCCCCTCCCTCAGTGAGGAGAGTGACTCAGACACTTGATACTTTGAGTTCATAATCCTTATATGGAGATCGcatactaactttggcattggaggtGTCCCCGACCACCCCGAAACTCTGATTTCTTCATAGTTCTAGGTGGACGAATTGAGTCTCAGTGAAGTTGCTCGggctgcgaaacacgacatcaacaatatGGTAGAAAAATTTACGTAAAGATAGTTAGAGATAGACAAGCCTTGAAATTTGACATAGACACTTAGGGTTAGAcatattgatattatatatatgtgtggtGTAACATTCTTCGTGCGTGGAATGGTGGGTGGCCTATCAATCTCTTTTGTTCtctctgaatatatatatatatatatatatatatttatattagttaATGGGGCAATGTGCAAGGCACATTTTCCTAGTTGTGTGAAAAAATGTTGGAAATAAcatttatatacaataaataaaatgtggtTGGAAAAGGATAATGTAGAGTAGCATAAAAATTTAGTGTAAGAGGATTTTCCCCCCTTTGTCTAAGTGGGTTTGAGAAGGGAAACTAAGGGAACAAACCAAAGGCTTAGCTCAGAACGAGTAGAATCTTCGACTCAGCCCATGGGTAGGCTCCTTTGGACGTTACCTACACGAGGGAACGTGTTGCAGAGGATGTGACTCGCTAACCTGAAGACCCTCCGAATAATGTCCAGCTCTTGAGTGCTTGTTCCCGTAATGGGCAGAAAATACGGGGGACCCTTGATCATTTGACAGGGAAGGCATCAATGGACCACCAAAGACACCAGCGGGATGAGGCAAATAGGAAAACCACGCCACATTAGTGGTACCACTGCCCGAGTTACACGCGACATTAATGACTTTGTCATagagccacgccacattaaagaaatttgacaaaaataattgtacgaAGGACACAGACTCCATGGGGAAagacacgatctgtcccccCAGACTCttggtataaataacaaatttcagGTACGAAAAATTATCTCTGATCTCTATAgactctttcacttatttacaaacttccaataTAATTTACTGACATTGACATCGGAGACTTCTTGGCCCCAAGGTCGCCCTCTCCCAACtgcttttttctttacttttgcTGGCCCAAGTCTTGAAGATCTAAGTTGCTGGAACCTGACTCAAATGCGTGCGAAAAACGACGTTAACACTTgttataaaactcaaaaattggtTCAATTATATAGAAATGGGTTAATGAATAAGGTGAGTGAAGAGTAGCattcaaaaatatgttttttctttcttggccaAAAGTCTTTAATTCAAAACAATTAattcaaaagaatgaaaatgtgACACCCAAATGTAAAAAACTAACTATGTTTACTTGTGGAACGTAGATGAGGGAATAATAATCTTATCTTCtagaataaaaactaaattctatcatttgaAATCCTAGAATGCTATGCATTGAAAATAATCCATTCTAACAAGTccaaaaaaaatgccaaaatcAATAGTCATTACATTTAATAGCCAAAGATTAATAAAAAGTATCATATATTGTCTAGCATCATTCCCGAAACAATCTAAAATTAGAAACATCTAATAGGGGTGGGTAGCGAGGCTCCACACCCGTTGCCCCGCCCCCGTCCACCCCGTCCCCCATGGACGGGGTGAGGCTCCTTGCCGCAGATGTGGGGGTCGGGGGATGGAGGGGGCCCAGCCTTGCTCCGGGTTTTCCCCGCCccgcatatattatatataataaataattatatatgtatttatatttatatataaaaaaaacacaggcaTGAACCAACATCgacaaaacgacgtcgtttcacgcCTGAGAGTTTTTATAAAACAACTTAATAACATACGTCGTTTGGTATGGATGACGTGGTGATTAGACAACTCCGATACATCAGGGATAAACTTTTTAATGGCTAAACATTGTGCAAAGTCAATCAGTTTATAATACTCATATAATATTCATCATGCCTATATATGGGGGCAATAAGTAACGTTTGAATGATCTGATTGAAAATTCTTGAGTTCTTATCTCTTGCTTATTGCTAATTTAAGTATCAGAGGTGTCACACGCACACCGTGCTGCCCATTTAACAATTTGCAGCTTAACGATTATAATTGGTGTTGGGACACGTCCTTAACACATCACACCAATGCACTGTGCAAAAACCAAAAGTGTAAAACTAAATGCAACATAAACCAATTTCAGTCtcaatgaaacaaaaaataaaagcccaACAACGAGAATAGAAGCTACATACTGTCAGGAACAAGTGAAACGTAAAagaaacaaattcaaaattaaaaagcagGGGAAAACATACGGATGCAATCAAACAAGGGCACGAAtgtaaaaaatcaaaacagaaCAGGGGAAAAAATGTACAAAGGTAGCAAACAGAAGGACAAATAAGGAAAGTGAAAATCAACCAAGCAAGGGCAAAAATGTACACATGAAATCAAACAAGGGCAGGAATGTAAAAATGGAAGACACAACGGTATAGAAACAGGAAGACAAATCAACAAACAAGGGTACAAAAGTAAATAAGAGAAACATTCAGGGATAGAAATGGAAAGCAAAGATTCCCTAAAATCTACTTCTCATAAGCATATAGTCGCTTATATAATagtagtagatatatatattgctaaagCATTGAACTCTATCGAgcaagttataattatattatttagagtAAGCTATGTATAATTGTAGAGTGCGTAAACATCacacattcattttgaaaaaataaaatttattattaaaaaaattagtttttttgtcACGTGCgtcttatttttattcatttttttaaaaagaattatgcGGTGTTTGCTCACTGtataatttacaaatattatttatctattatttaatttgtttatatcatctgaattatctttatttttgtgGGTTCCACGTGATTTAATTTGAAGACGAGTTAATCGCTTATGTAGAAagcgaaaaaaaaagaaaagtaagaaaGGGGGGGTAATGAAAAGGAAGTTTAACTAACAATTAATCAGCCATGCAATTAAATATGATGATAATTCATTCTTTCTCAAATGAATGACCAAATACAGAAAAGATAAGACTATATtggttttctcttttattttattttatttgtaagatgCGACCCTTCTCTTAAATAATTCGTTACCATTTCTTccctcctttcatttatttaattttactcatctttcatGTCTTATGTTAGACTTATGCTAACAAGTGGTTACGTAAACAATTTAATGGCATTATATTATGCAGAGAACCAGAATATCACATcatttatactttaaaaataaataattattaattaattaattatttatttttttactttaatgaCGTTGAAACAAGAATCTCCACCAACTTGCAGAGTGACAGAGTCTATAtcaataatagaataataaatatctAGTATCATAGATTTTCAAAGATAAATATctagtaaaatagttttttaagtGATAAATATCATGTATTATGAGCATCCAAATGGTAAAGATTCCTATTTGTTTATTCTTGTATACTTGTTCTCTCTAGAGAGGCAATTCACCATGTAGAAGTATATAATTTGGAAATCGATGCGGataatacataatttatttatattatttatcttagAAAAAGTCTTATTGCAAGCGATTTTGCATATCAAATCGCATATTGATGTTAAATGTAAAGCTttcttctctcaattttttttttcttttatttatttattcaatgaaaaaagttatgtgaGTGATGGTATGCAGTTTGGTGCATCAAACCGCTTATATCTAACAAATCTCTTTATCTTACAAATCAGATCATGACATATAAACTGAGTGAGATGTTTGAGAAATCAGAAATCTGATACAAATGGGCTGTTACAGTGCATAGATATTAAGATATAGGGCCCAATAATAGAGCCCAGTTTATGGTGGGCCTTAGCCTCCAAACTTTACCCAATAGCTGTGAGCCTAGCCCATGATTCCTAATCCAATACAAATGGGCTATCACAGTACAGATATTAAGATGTGGGGCCCAATATTAGAGCCCAATTTATGGTGGACCCTAGCCTCCAAACTTTGCTCAAAAGCTGCGAGCCTAGCCCAGATAGGAATCAATATATTGggtcttacaatattttaaagcCCAAACAAACGCGAAAAGAACCAAGCTCTGATTTTCTGTAAAGCATTTCcgttttcttttcaatttagCAATTTCCACAACAAAAAGTGCAAGCAAGGGGAACGAAACTAAGAGGGGAAGCAGTCGCAGAGACATCTCACACAcgcagagaggagagagagagagagagagagagagagagagagggggtgcAATGGAGGCAGAACTGAAAGAGTTGCTGCATGATCTCGAATCTCTGAATCAATCGCTTCCCGATCCTTCTCATCGTGCTTCAATTGATAAGGTATTTCCATTTCATATACCTATGGCATATAGTTagttatatatttctttatgtaTTTGTATGAGAATTATGTTTAAATTTGCGGACCTTAGCTTGAATTCTTGATGTCATGTATTCACTTGGACCACTTGAATTGGGTCGAATTCGGGCTCGCAGTGTAGTTTTGTTGACGTAAAAATCTATCTTCTGATCGGTAATGATACCATTCGGATACGCCGTGTAGCTTTActgtaaattttgttttaatttatcaaaatgCAGAAATGATaccgcattttttttttctgtttttggtggAAATTATGCGACAGGAGAGTTCAAGCTAATGTTTTATGCATATTGACTTTTGTTGATAGGTTAAATAACTGATGTATTTTTTGGGCTTCCTTGGGGTTCAAAAAGATGGAAAATTGAAGTTTTAGCAACAATATGaattatatttaatcatattgGTTTTTTTGAGATATTCTGATTCATGGTTGTGACTTGCGAGTTCTGTGGATGTGTTTTGTAGCTACGATTACGAGTAGAACATCTCACAAGTCTAGAAATGTCAGGACCCGTTCGGCGTTTGAAAGTTCAGGTAACCATCGCGTATATTAAAAGTTTGTACCTCATTTTTGCGCTGTGCATACTCTTTCTGATAAAATCAGTGATTTACACATTAATTGCTGTGGTGGCAGGATATGAGTGCAGAGGTGGTGGATAGCAATCCTTATAGTAGGCTAATGGCACTTCAGAGGATGGGAATTGTGGAGAACTATGAAAGAATACGGGAGTTCTCAGTTGCCATAGTTGTCTGTATTTATCTTATCCTTCagtatttctttaatttctataGAATAGTAGCCTGTTGCACAAGAACACATTTTTATGGTATACATATGTTTGCGGTTGCGAATTGATGTGTGGGTTTGTTCGTCATTATTCCCTAGGGAAGAGAAGTTGCTATTTTGCTACCGCAAAACACCCATCACTTCTGGTTGTGTTGAAAGAATGAATTACCGGTTTTGTTTGCCTACTACTAGTAATGCCGGTGTGGTTGAATACTCAGTATGCCCCACTGGTTCATACTGTTTGGAAGTTATACACTCTGATTTGTGGGCGGCTTTAGAGTAGCAATAGAAAACCGAAGTTCGgcttagaaaaaagaaagaaagaaaagaaaactaagtCCGTTTCAGTCAAGTTGTTTTTAGCCTTCTTCCACTATTTCcccaacttatatatatatttatttgtaacaTGTAATCAACGCACGTAGTAGGGTTGTTCTGATTTTCTGATGTCGGTCATTCTCATGAGGTCACAGGGAATAGGTGGCGTCGGAAGTGTTGCTGCTGAGATGTTGACAAGGTGTGGTATAGGTCGACttttattatatgattatgACAAAGTGGAGTTAGCAAACATGAATAGGTTATTCTTTCGTCCAGATCAGGTATTCACATTATTCTCATTCTTGATTCATACTTTAAGTTTTCATCAtatattttcctcatttttgGATTGTATATGCTTTAAAAATTAAGCtttgatgatttttggataATACCATATGCTTTCTGCTTTATTCGATATTATATGCTTCAGAATTAAGTGTTATTTTTAGATAATAGCTTTTGAAATTTAGTGCCAATTTTTATCGTCAATGTCGTATgactaaaaataaagatttaaacaaatgtgattcatatgaaaaaaacgATTCAttcattatgaaaaaaaaatattttgaaatatattcattactaaataaaaaagaaaataaagaaaatatatatccatatgatcttttataaatctattaattatgaagatgaaaaaaacttatatatttatggaTTGCCATTACAAGTAAATAATAACAATCTTCCTAACTGTTTTGCAGACCATAGATAATTTTCTCTCTAGCATAagcaagttaaaaaaaaaaataaaaaatcatgctaataattttttttttttaaataagaaaatcatgctAATAATGGATGTAATGTGATTTGACTTTTCAGGTTGGTATGACAAAGACAGACGCCGCTGTCCAAACTCTCTCAGACATAAATCCTGATGTTGTGCTGGAGGTAAATGCTTTACGAAATTTTTGTGCCTTGTGATTTCGTTACATAGTGAGGTTTCTATTATCTTGGTTTCAATGTCTGCATTTTTTTGTAGTTATTCGCTGATATTTCTTTTAACCATTCCTAGCATTTTTCCGAGGGTTCTTTTCCCTATCAAAAAATCCTTGGATGAAATAATGGATTTGAACTAATAGAGCCTCATAATGGAAGTTTTATCATGATCTCATGACTTTGAAGTCATCTATTTTCGGTGGGCCTTCCTTAACCTGTTAAGTTTGTAAAACCCTCTGATTTGAGGCTGTTTAATGTTTTTCCTTTGGCTAGATTTCCTAATCTAAAATCTCATAATCTGAGTATGTTGGCATTTCCATGCTTATATAGGATAAGTATACAGatatataaaacaataaaacgAGATTTTCAATTTACCAGAGCTGTTATAATAAAGTGTCGAATTTGGCTTGGATAAGAGCCCAGAACTTGATAAGTTTTTTTCACCAAAGAATTGCATCATAAGACTAGATCAGATTTTCTATGGCTACTCTGGTAGTTGATGCGGTTAAATCTCATTGACCTTGTTCTATATGTGCTTCCTTCACGCTTATCAGTGCATATTTTGTCTAGAGCTATACACTGAACATCACCACGGTGCAAGGTTTTGAAACGTTTATGTcaagtttgaaaaataagtcATTCTGCCCAAGGAAAGAAGGTAGTGGAGTGGATCTGGTCTTAAGCTGCGTGGATAATTATGAAGCAAGGATGGCTGTCAACCAGGTAATTTAACTTTAACAGTGGGTCTTATTATTGTTTGAAATACAAGGTCAtacatccatctctctctctctcatttcatatCTAACTTCATAAATGGTTATACAGGCTTGCAATGAACTGAATCAGACGTGGATGGAGTCTGGTAAGTACAAGAGTTCctgtatttttatctttcattagTGGTCATCAGAACTgcctaaaattttgaattatgtacttataaatatttgtgagaAAGATAATGTGAAAAACTTTGTTGCGGATACATCTTACGCTTACATTTCAGTACTCTATGGCAGGCATTTTCCTgggtaaaaatattatatcctaGTCATCAGCTTGTGCCATTCCATGTTTAGTGATGGTCAAGATCCATATCTAGATATTTGCAGGTGTTAATTGTCAATGTATTACAAATACGGACAAGCATATGCCCACATCTTTTAGATGTAAAACTTTGTGTCTAACATCAATGTTATTATggaatatataatttcaaagtTTAAGGTTTGGGCTACCGCAAGTTTTATATATGTAGATGTACATTGATGCACTTTACAAGGAAATTTACTTGAATACTTAAATTTGCACAGGTGTATCTGAGGACGCTGTTTCTGGTCATATTCAGTTGTTGATACCTGGTGAAACTGCCTGTTTTGCATGTGCACCTCCTCTGGTATGAACTTTCATATATCCAAATTTGGATGATGGTGCCTTCTTAATTTACCATCTCTGATGCTGTTATATACTGTATTTCAAGTTAaatgtattttgatttttttttaaatctttttttcaaaagaattggcGACTTTTACATCCAAgggttatatttttttaatcttcatgaTCATCTTACTTTTCTAACTCTCAATCTGAAAAATCCACTATAAATGGAAACGTGGAacttggatttttattttttcctttttgctgtAGATTGTGGCATCAGGAATAGATGAACGGACACTAAAGCGTGAAGGGGTTTGTGCTGCCTCTTTACCTACCACCATGGTACGAGTTCTCCAtagtacttgtaaaaaaaaaagagtagtgtTTTTTGCTGTGTACATTATTATCATTGTAACTGCTGCATTTCCATTATTGGCAaagtttatttggttttgtagGGAGTTGTTGCTGGGCTTCTTGTCCAGAACACACTTAAATTCTTGCTTAAGTTTGGACATGTTTCCCCGTACTTGGTAACTCTTtgcattctctctttctcaatataTACCGATTAGCAGATTGCAAGGCTACTCTAGGTTACCTCCTATTTTGTTGGAATACCAACTGACATACTGATCTCACCTTGCATTGGCTTGCTTGCAGGGATATAACTCTCTTAAAGACTTTTTCCCGACCATGGAAATGAAACCGAACCCTCAGTGTTCAAATGCAGCTTGTCTAGAACGACAGGTAACATGCTTTGATTGAAGCCTTGGTTCACCCAAGTTCATTTATTTGAACCGAAGttcatttattgaaatatacACATCAGGTTATTCATTTAACTACTGTGGTgggaattatatattttgtttgcagGAGGAGTATTTCTTGGCTAAGCCAGCCAGGGATGCTGCACTCAAGGCAAAGATGGAAGCTGAAGACTTATCTGCCACAGAAGTCTCGCTTCATGCTGACAATGAATGGCACATAAGGTGCTTCTCTTGAATttagctttcttttcttttaattattgatCAAGAAATGTCCCATGGTGTTTGAGCCCCCCGAGTTACATGGTTTTTAGAGGAAAAGATCGATGCCCTGATCTAACTTTCAACTGTTGATCCTGATTATTATTGGGGTCAAAAGCATATTAATAGCTCCATAAGCTTGTATGAATTACATTACTTTGTTGAAGCTAAGCTGTCAAGGTTAGTGatatcttttctttgtttgaGTTTTCAGTGTTGTCGATGATAATGAGCTGGATAGCATGGGTGCAGCTAGTACTGGTAATTCATCATTTCATGCTTTAGCTTATTGAGATATCCTGCGGTCCATGTTTGCTTAGTTTCTATTGCAAATGGCCCTTTTTCTTGTGGTGTTTAATTAAAGTAGGCGCtcctttctttttatggttCTATTTACTTGTTGTTTGAGGGGCCATGTTGTGCGCTAGTGTCAGAAAAGCAGGCACCAAAATGGCATTGTTTCATGGATTCTGTGGATTTACATACCACTCAATGCCCAAAACACTTTCCATATTGGTCCCCTAGTTTGGTTTAAGGATTTGATCCCTGATGTGGGGAATTCAGTCCACTGCTGACAATCCACTAGCATTTGTCTGCTgacttttcattttactttcaTCCCTCTAGTTTGATTCTATTCTTTTGTTGGTTCATagacatgaaagaaaaaaggggaGGGCTTGAGAAAGACCTTGGTCCTAGAAATTGTAGCAGGGTTCAAATATTTGTCATGCTAAAGCATATGGGTTTTTGTTTGTCAATTATTTTCTCTGATGTTGCCTTTCCCTTCAGATGCTCTTCCAGAAGGTCTTGTTCGCGAGCTCCCAAGTGCAGACG
This genomic window contains:
- the LOC108994409 gene encoding ubiquitin-like modifier-activating enzyme 5 — protein: MEAELKELLHDLESLNQSLPDPSHRASIDKLRLRVEHLTSLEMSGPVRRLKVQDMSAEVVDSNPYSRLMALQRMGIVENYERIREFSVAIVGIGGVGSVAAEMLTRCGIGRLLLYDYDKVELANMNRLFFRPDQVGMTKTDAAVQTLSDINPDVVLESYTLNITTVQGFETFMSSLKNKSFCPRKEGSGVDLVLSCVDNYEARMAVNQACNELNQTWMESGVSEDAVSGHIQLLIPGETACFACAPPLIVASGIDERTLKREGVCAASLPTTMGVVAGLLVQNTLKFLLKFGHVSPYLGYNSLKDFFPTMEMKPNPQCSNAACLERQEEYFLAKPARDAALKAKMEAEDLSATEVSLHADNEWHISVVDDNELDSMGAASTDALPEGLVRELPSADEPQKLPGSEPPLTSIDDLEDLRRQLDALNSN